The following proteins are encoded in a genomic region of Neurospora crassa OR74A linkage group VI, whole genome shotgun sequence:
- a CDS encoding 3-ketoacyl-CoA thiolase, translating into MGALDRLSQIGNQISAGVTGGGRDQILQKNADDIVVTCALRTPFTKGGKGGFKDTHAADLMAGALRGLIERSKIDPSLVEDIKVGTVLAPGGGATEMRAAALVAGFPESTAVHTLNRQCSSGLQACVDIANAIRSGMIEVGVGAGVESMSTNYGPAAVAEFSDLLESHKEAANCKVPMGVLSEDMAKDKGVSRKDQDAFAASSFQKAVKAQKEGLFKEEILPLKAKFEDPKSGETKEILVDRDDGIRDGVTAESLGKIRAAFAKDGSIHAGNASQVSDGAAAVLLMKRSTAEKLGQPILGKFVAASVVGVKPLLMGIGPWKAIPKVFELTGINKDDVDIFEINEAFASQCLWCANELGIPMEKINPKGGAIAFGHPLGCTGARQVSTLLYELKRTGKKVGVTSMCVGTGMGMAAVWVAE; encoded by the exons ATGGGTG CTCTCGACAGACTTTCTCAGATCGGCAACCAGATCTCCGCTGGTGTTACCGGTGGTGGCCGTGACCAGATTCTCCAGAAGAACGCCGATGAT ATCGTCGTCACCTGCGCTCTCCGCACTCCCTTCACCAAGGGTGGCAAGGGTGGCTTCAAGGACACTCACGCTGCTGACCTGATGGCCGGTGCCCTCCGCGGCCTCATCGAGCGCTCCAAGATCGACCCCTCCCTCGTCGAGGACATCAAGGTCGGCACCGTCCTCGCCCCCGGCGGTGGTGCGACCGAGATGCGCGCCGCCGCTCTCGTCGCCGGCTTCCCCGAGTCCACCGCCGTCCACACCCTCAACCGCCAGTGCTCCTCGGGTCTCCAGGCCTGCGTCGACATCGCCAACGCGATCCGCTCCGGTATGATCGAAGTCGGTGTCGGTGCCGGTGTCGAGTCCATGTCCACCAACTACGgccccgccgccgtcgccgagTTCTCGGACCTGCTCGAGTCCCACAAAGAGGCCGCCAACTGCAAGGTGCCCATGGGTGTCCTGTCCGAGGACATGGCCAAGGACAAGGGCGTCTCGCGCAAGGACCAGGACGCCTTCGCTGCCTCTTCGTTCCAAAAGGCTGTCAAGGCCCAAAAGGAGGGTCTCTTCAAGGAGGAAATCCTCCCGCTCAAGGCCAAGTTCGAGGACCCCAAGTCAGGCGAGACCAAGGAGATCCTGGTTGACCGCGACGACGGCATCCGCGACGGTGTCACGGCCGAGTCCCTCGGCAAGATCCGCGCGGCTTTTGCCAAGGATGGCTCCATCCACGCCGGCAACGCCTCGCAGGTCTCGGacggtgccgccgccgtcctgcTCATGAAGCGCTCTACCGCCGAGAAGCTTGGTCAGCCCATTCTCGGCAAGTTTGTCGCCGCTTCCGTCGTGGGCGTCAAGCCTCTTCTCATGGGCATCGGCCCCTGGAAGGCCATTCCCAAGGTGTTTGAGCTCACGGGCATCAACAAGGACGACGTCGACATCTTTGAGATCAACGAGGCGTTTGCTTCGCAGTGCTTGTGGTGCGCTAACGAGCTTGGTATTCCCATGGAGAAGATCAACCCCAAGGGCGGTGCCATTGCTTTCGGTCACCCGCTTGGCTGCACCGGTGCCCGCCAGGTTTCTACCCTTCTCTATGAGTTGAAGAGGACAGGCAAGAAGGTTGGTGTTACGTCCATGTGCGTTGGTACCGGTATGGGTATGGCTGCCGTTTGGGTGGCCGAGTAA
- the fbp-1 gene encoding fructose-1,6-bisphosphatase, with amino-acid sequence MSTFTTNGAGAENDGEKVNTHIVTLTRFLTEEQVKHKEATGDFTLLCHALQFSFKSIAYYIRRATLVNLTGLAGSSNTTGDEQKKLDVISNDLFIEAMRSSGKCALLVSEEEEHVIYFKDAKNARYAVACDPIDGSSNLDAGVSVGTIFAIHKLAEDSTGTKEDILKPGTELVAAGFTMYGASAQLVITMKGGSVNGFTLDQGVGEFILTHPNMTIPRKRSIYSVNEGNSLYWEDDVKAYFNSLKETQEDSGKPYSARYIGSMVADAYRTLLYGGMFAYPADKKSPKGKLRILYECAPMAMIFENAGGQAVDSKMNRMLEVVPEHIHDKAGIFMGSYDEVEKVKKYHGKA; translated from the exons ATGTCGACTTTCACAACAAACGGAGCTGGCGCCGAGAACGACGGTGAGAAGGTGAACACCCACATTGTCACCCTCACCAGATTCCTCACCGAGGAGCAAGTAAAGCACAAGGAGGCCACTGGAGACTTTAC CCTCCTTTGCCATGCCCTCCAATTCTCCTTCAAGTCCATCGCCTACTACATCCGCCGCGCCACGCTCGTAAACCTCACAGGTCTCGCCGgctcctccaacaccacGGGCGACGAGCAAAAGAAGCTCGACGTCATCTCCAACGACCTCTTTATCGAAGCCATGCGCTCGTCGGGCAAGTGCGCTTTACTCGTctcggaagaggaagagcacGTAATCTACTTCAAGGACGCCAAGAACGCGCGCTACGCCGTTGCCTGCGACCCCATTGACGGCTCTTCCAACCTGGACGCCGGTGTGTCGGTCGGCACCATCTTCGCCATCCACAAGCTGGCCGAGGACAGCACGGGCACGAAAGAGGACATTCTCAAGCCCGGCACCGAGCTCGTCGCGGCCGGCTTCACCATGTACGGCGCCTCGGCCCAGCTGGTCATCACCATGAAGGGCGGCTCCGTCAACGGCTTCACGCTCGACCAGGGCGTGGGCGAGTTCATCTTGACGCACCCCAACATGACGATCCCCAGGAAGAGGAGCATCTACTCCGTCAACGAGGGTAACTCGCTCTACTGGGAGGATGACGTCAAGGCGTACTTTAACAGTCTGAAGGAAACCCAGGAGGACAGCGGAAAGCCTTATAGCGCTAGGTACATCGGTTCCATGGTGGCCGATGCGTACAGAACGCTGCTCTATGGTGGTATGTTTGCGTACCCGGCAGACAAGAAGAGCCCCAAGGGCAAGCTGCGTATTCTGTACGAGTGCGCGCCCATGGCTATGATTTTTGAGAATG CTGGTGGTCAAGCTGTCGATAGCAAGATGAACCGCATGCTCGAGGTCGTACCGGAGCACATCCATGACAAGGCCGGTATCTTCATGGGTTCATATgatgaggttgagaaggtcaagaagtACCACGGCAAGGCTTGA
- a CDS encoding alpha-1,2-mannosidase subfamily, translating into MAMNNDSPYRQAAAKLPVYLASVLRKRRAFLFAVLFTITIFFLFSPFSPDIAGSYGKHSSSSPSYGAVKNHNVNDFLRFIDPLIGTTNGGHVFPGATLPYGMAKAVADTASPAENAAGFVSDDNPITGFSHMHDSGTGGQPSLGNFPLFVHPGCVDDDYTKCDFSLSDRPLNRVPDSVYASPGYFTVNITNGVRAEMTTTHHSVLYRFSFPGTEAVPFAKGVAPYSPLILVDLVDLMNSRSRGNIKVDPETGRIMGDGRYGPSFGSGHYHAYFCADFKGAKIRKTGTFESNKATDEKQLLEGVGWGSAGAWIQFEKPDEEMKDSILARVGVSFMSVDKACENAEREMEDWDFERVERDAREAWREKLDVVRVDANGTSEELQTTFWSGLYRTLLSPQNYTGENPLWNSSEPYFDSFYCIWDSFRAQHPLLTVIDPKAQTEMIRALIDIYRHEGKLPDCRMSFCKGYTQGGSNADVVIADAFVKGLTADIDWKTAYEAVLSDAEIEPRNWGLSGRGNLVSWHDRGYIPQNDVDTNGTGPASRSISRGVEYAYNDFCISLLSQGLSKSPSLLGASSTSSEVADSSSYRPNISTPWTSLTADITKYHHRGANWRNYWNPSAKDLFRDDHTTQSEDTPYFSGQNVSSSQVPKGYTIQSPFVGFLQPRTLAGTFRYHPARTCSPIQNQHSCYYDTALDVYEGSPWLYSFFAPQSMSTLIRLMGGADTFVKRLEYYHSSGIAYMGNEQSFLTVFQFHYAGRPGLSSKWLRNYIPQMFNASVNGIPGNDDCAMGAFTTWGMGLGVFPVAGQDVYLIVPPFFKEVKVRAGMDLKASSSSPSPSRDYYLYSEKKKEAKWAVIRTVNFDAEMQGRNGGKPVYIQSAKLNGKKYTKNWITHEFFEQGGLLELVVGPEESLGKDGWGTNREDLPPSYYEDEKFWEEWERMDRERTERWKEEEKAKEEGNR; encoded by the exons ATGGCGATGAATAACGACTCACCGTACCGCCAAGCGGCAGCTAAACTACCCGTTTATCTTGCCAGTGTTCtacgaaaaagaagagctTTTCTCTTCGCCGTCTTattcaccatcaccatcttcttcctcttctctccttTCTCACCCGACATCGCTGGTTCCTATGGCAAACACTCCAGCTCAAGCCCATCCTATGGGGCGGTCAAAAACCACAATGTCAATGACTTCCTGCGATTCATTGACCCCCTCATCGGCACTACCAACGGCGGCCACGTCTTCCCCGGTGCCACGCTGCCCTACGGCATGGCCAAAGCCGTGGCTGACACCGCCTCGCCCGCCGAGAACGCCGCCGGCTTCGTGTCCGACGACAACCCCATCACCGGCTTCTCGCACATGCACGACTCCGGCACGGGCGGCCAGCCCTCTCTGGGAAACTTCCCGCTCTTTGTGCATCCGGGCTGTGTAGACGACGACTACACCAAATGCGACTTCTCCCTTTCTGATCGACCGCTCAACCGCGTCCCTGATTCCGTCTATGCTTCACCAGGGTACTTCACCGTGAACATCACCAATGGCGTCAGGGCCGAGATGACGACTACCCACCACTCCGTTCTCTACCGCTTTTCCTTCCCCGGCACAGAGGCGGTGCCCTTCGCCAAGGGCGTGGCGCCTTATAGTCCACTTATCTTGGTAGACCTGGTCGACCTCATGAACAGTCGCTCCAGGGGTAACATCAAAGTTGACCCCGAAACTGGCCGGATCATGGGTGACGGGCGGTACGGCCCTTCTTTTGGATCGGGGCATTACCACGCTTATTTCTGCGCGGATTTCAAGGGTGCCAAGATCAGAAAGACAGGGACGTTCGAGTCGAATAAAGCTACGGACGAGAAACAGCTTCTTGAAGGCGTCGGGTGGGGGTCGGCGGGTGCTTGGATCCAGTTTGAGAAGCCTGACGAAGAGATGAAGGACTCGATTCTGGCGAGAGTGGGTGTGTCGTTTATGTCCGTGGATAAGGCGTGTGAGAATgcggagagggagatggaggattGGGACTTTGAGAGGGTTGAAAGGGATGCAAGAGAGGCGTGGAGGGAGAAGTTGGATGTGGTGAGGGTGGATGCGAATGGGACCAGTGAGGAGTTGCAGACTACTTTTTGGAGTGGACTGTATAGGACGTTGTTGAGTCCGCAAAATTATACGGGGGAAAACCCGTTGTGGAATTCGAGCGAGCCGTATTTTGACTC GTTCTACTGCATCTGGGATTCATTCAGAGCTCAACACCCCCTTCTAACAGTCATCGACCCAAAGGCACAAACCGAGATGATCAGGGCCTTGATTGACATCTACAGACACGAAGGCAAACTGCCTGACTGTCGCATGTCCTTTTGCAAAGGCTACACCCAAGGCGGTTCTAACGCGGACGTAGTCATCGCCGACGCCTTCGTCAAGGGTCTCACAGCCGACATCGACTGGAAGACAGCCTACGAAGCCGTCCTCTCCGACGCCGAAATCGAGCCCCGAAACTGGGGTCTCTCCGGCCGCGGCAACCTCGTCTCCTGGCACGATCGCGGCTACATTCCCCAGAACGACGTGGACACGAACGGCACCGGCCCAGCCTCGCGCTCCATCTCTCGTGGCGTCGAGTACGCCTACAACGACTTTTGCATCTCCCTCCTATCCCAGGGTCTATCCAAGtccccctctctcctcgGTGCTTCTTCTACGTCTTCAGAAGTCGCAGACTCCTCCTCTTACCGCCCCAACATCTCAACCCCCTGGACCTCCCTCACCGCCGACATCACCAAATACCACCACCGCGGCGCCAACTGGCGCAACTACTGGAACCCTTCCGCAAAGGACCTCTTCCGCGATGACCACACCACCCAATCCGAAGACACCCCCTACTTCTCCGGCCAAaacgtctcctcctcccaggTACCAAAAGGCTACACCATCCAATCGCCCTTTGTCGGCTTCCTCCAACCACGCACACTTGCCGGCACCTTCCGGTACCACCCCGCGCGCACCTGCAGTCCCATCCAAAACCAGCACTCGTGCTACTACGACACGGCGCTGGACGTCTACGAAGGGTCACCGTGGCTCTACTCCTTTTTCGCGCCGCAGTCCATGTCGACGCTGATCCGACTCATGGGCGGGGCCGACACGTTCGTCAAGCGATTGGAATACTACCATTCAAGCGGCATCGCCTACATGGGCAACGAACAATCGTTCCTGACCGTGTTTCAGTTCCACTACGCCGGTCGTCCGGGCCTGAGTTCCAAGTGGCTGCGGAACTATATACCACAGATGTTCAACGCCAGCGTCAACGGCATCCCGGGAAACGACGATTGTGCCATGGGGGCCTTCACCACGTGGGGCATGGGACTGGGTGTTTTCCCCGTTGCGGGGCAGGACGTGTACTTGATTGTCCCGCCGTTTTTCAAAGAGGTCAAGGTGAGGGCCGGGATGGACCTTAAAGCATCAtcgtcctctccttctccttctcgtgactactacctctactcggagaaaaaaaaggaagcaaAATGGGCGGTGATCAGAACCGTCAATTTCGATGCTGAAATGCAAGGCAGGAACGGTGGGAAACCGGTTTATATCCAGTCTGCCAAGTTGAATGGGAAGAAATACACCAAGAATTGGATCACGCATGAGTTCTTTGAACAGGGCGGGTTGTTGGAGTTGGTGGTTGGACCGGAAGAAAGTTTGGGCAAGGATGGGTGGGGCACAAACCGAGAGGATTTGCCGCCTAGTTATTATGAGGATGAGAAATTCTGGGAGGAGTGGGAGAGGATGGATAGGGAGAGGACAGAGaggtggaaggaggaggaaaaggcgaaggaagaggggaatcgatga
- a CDS encoding polyadenylate-binding protein: MAATSTAAVDQLAADLGNTSLDNKAAAPAPIDTSAVPEAQAEGAEAAPTPTAAPHPQASASLYVGELDPSVTEAMLFELFSQIGSVASIRVCRDAVTRRSLGYAYVNYNTTADGEKALEELNYTLIKGRPCRIMWSQRDPALRKTGAGNIFIKNLDAAIDNKALHDTFAAFGNILSCKVAQDEHGNSKGYGFVHYETDEAASQAIKHVNGMLLNEKKVYVGHHIPKKDRQSKFEEMKANFTNVYVKNINNEVTDEEFRELFAKFGEVTSSSLARDQEGKSRGFGFVNFTTHEAAAQAVDELNGKDFRGQDLYVGRAQKKHEREEELRKSYEAARLEKANKYQGVNLYIKNLGDDVDDDKLRAMFSEYGPITSAKVMRDSLIEGSEEKDEKDKENKKEGETKEEEQNEGSEKKTEKKGDRKLGKSKGFGFVCFSNPDDATKAVTEMNQRMVDGKPLYVALAQRKDVRKSQLEASIQARNQLRMQQAAAQAGMPQQYMQAPVYYAGQQPGFMPAPGGRGVPFPQGGIVPGVQGGRPGQYPYQQGGRGGVPPQQMPPMGYPINQFGPGAFPPNTPQYMAAMGQVGALGGGRGGPAGRGPQGIPAGIPQGLQGGPAVPGYPPAGRPQNGGGRGTPRGNANFMAAGRGASPIPGAPADLSAGSFLQAQLATTQDPQAQKQIIGENLFPKIQAIQPALAGKITGMLLEMDNAELINLFEDDNALNVKVQEALAVYDEYLKTQGQQPTQQPAEANGEQPKAEEQKPEEQKA; this comes from the exons ATGGCTGCCACTTCTACCGCCGCTGTCGACCAGCTCGCCGCTGACCTCGGCAACACCAGCCTCGACAACAAGGCCGCTGCCCCGGCCCCCATCGACACCAGCGCTGTCCCCGAGGCCCAGGCCGAGGGTGCTGAGGCTGCTCCTACCCCCACTGCTGCCCCTCACCCCCAGGCTTCCGCCTCTCTCTATGTCGGCGAGCTTGACCCCTCCGTCACCGAGGCCATGCTCTTCGAGCTCTTCTCCCAGATCGGCTCTGTCGCCTCCATTCGTGTCTGCCGCGATGCTGTCACCCGTCGCTCCCTCGGCTATGCCTACGTCAACTACAACACCACCGCTGACGGCGAGAAGGCTCTTGAGGAGCTCAACTACACCCTGATCAAGGGCCGCCCTTGCCGCATCATGTGGTCCCAGCGTGACCCCGCCCTCCGCAAGACCGGTGCCGGCAACATCTTCATCAAGAACCTCGACGCTGCCATTGATAACAAGGCTCTTCACGACACCTTTGCTGCTTTCGGCAACATCCTTTCCTGCAAGGTTGCCCAGGATGAGCACGGTAACTCCAAGGGCTACGGTTTCGTCCACTACGAGACCGATGAGGCTGCCTCCCAGGCCATCAAGCACGTCAACGGCATGCTTTTGAACGAGAAGAAGGTCTACGTTGGCCACCACATTCCCAAGAAGGACCGCCAGAGCAAGTTCGAGGAGATGAAGGCCAACTTCACCAACGTTTATGTCAAGAACATTAACAACGAGGTCACCGACGAGGAGTTCCGTGAGCTCTTCGCCAAGTTCGGTGAGGtcacttcttcctcccttgcCCGTGACCAGGAGGGCAAGTCCCGTGGCTTCGGTTTCGTCAACTTCACCACCCACGAGGCTGCTGCCCAGGCTGTTGATGAGCTCAACGGCAAGGACTTCCGTGGCCAGGACCTCTACGTCGGCCGTGCCCAGAAGAAGCACGAgcgcgaggaggagctcCGCAAGTCCTACGAGGCTGCCCGCCTCGAGAAGGCCAACAAGTACCAGGGTGTCAACCTGTACATCAAGAACCTCGGCGATGATGTCGATGACGACAAGCTCCGTGCCATGTTCTCTGAGTATGGCCCCATCACCTCCGCCAAGGTCATGCGCGATTCTCTGATCGAGGGCtccgaggagaaggatgagaaggacaaggagaacaagaaggagggtgagaccaaggaggaggagcagaatgAGGGCTCTGAGAAGAAGACTGAGAAGAAGGGTGACCGCAAGCTCGGCAAGAGCAAGGGCTTCGGCTTCGTTTGCTTTAGCAACCCCGATGATGCCACCAAGGCCGTCACTGAGATGAACCAGCGCATGGTCGATGGCAAGCCCCTCTACGTCGCTCTTGCCCAGCGCAAGGATGTCCGCAAGAGCCAGCTTGAGGCCAGCATCCAGGCTCGCAACCAGCTCCGCATGCAGCAGGCCGCTGCCCAGGCTGGTATGCCCCAGCAGTACATGCAGGCTCCTGTCTACTACGCTGGTCAGCAGCCTGGTTTCATGCCCGCCCCCGGCGGTCGTGGCGTCCCCTTCCCCCAGGGTGGTATCGTCCCCGGCGTTCAGGGTGGTCGCCCTGGCCAGTACCCCTACCAGCAGGGTGGCCGCGGTGGCGTCCCTCCCCAGCAGATGCCCCCTATGGGTTACCCCATCAACCAGTTCGGCCCTGGTGCTTTCCCTCCTAACACCCCTCAGTACATGGCTGCTATGGGCCAGGTTGGTGCtcttggtggtggccgtGGCGGTCCCGCTGGCCGGGGTCCTCAGGGCATCCCCGCCGGTATTCCCCAGGGTCTCCAGGGCGGCCCTGCCGTTCCCGGCTACCCCCCTGCCGGTCGTCCCCAGAACGGTGGCGGTCGCGGCACTCCTCGCGGCAACGCTAACTTTATGGCTGCCGGCCGTGGTGCCTCCCCCATTCCTGGCGCTCCTGCCGACCTCAGCGCTGGCTCTTTCCTCCAGGCTCAGCTCGCTACCACTCAGGATCCTCAGGCCCAGAAGCAGATCATTGGCGAGAACCTCTTCCCCAAGATCCAGGCCATCCAGCCCGCTCTTGCTGGCAAGATCACCGGCATGCTCCTCGAGATGGACAACGCTGAGCTGATCAACCT GTTCGAGGATGACAACGCTCTTAACGTCAAGGTCCAGGAGGCTCTTGCCGTGTATGACGAGTACCTCAAGACTCAGGGCCAGCAGCCCACCCAGCAGCCCGCTGAGGCCAACGGCGAGCAGCCCAAGGCTGAGGAGCAGAAGccggaggagcagaaggctTAA